In Candidatus Dependentiae bacterium, one genomic interval encodes:
- a CDS encoding type II secretion system protein GspG: protein MTITQARSAREGFTLMEILIAIAIVAIVTITVGPALLRQAFRGKRDATKVRLQGVKSSVQQYHMDNNSYPEKLRDLVKKPADAKRWDGPYLEQEPRDAWDRRFNYKRTPSGKKPYELYSWGENGRGAPKEEWLSVWDS, encoded by the coding sequence ATGACAATAACACAGGCACGATCAGCTCGTGAAGGATTTACATTAATGGAGATTTTGATTGCAATTGCTATTGTTGCGATTGTAACGATAACTGTTGGTCCGGCTTTATTGAGGCAGGCATTTAGAGGAAAACGTGATGCAACAAAAGTAAGATTGCAAGGTGTAAAATCTTCAGTTCAACAGTATCATATGGATAATAATTCATACCCTGAAAAATTACGCGATTTAGTCAAAAAACCTGCGGATGCAAAAAGATGGGACGGCCCATACCTCGAGCAGGAGCCACGCGATGCATGGGATAGAAGGTTTAACTATAAACGCACGCCAAGTGGTAAAAAGCCGTATGAACTTTATTCATGGGGTGAAAACGGGCGTGGAGCACCAAAAGAGGAATG